One Pectobacterium colocasium DNA segment encodes these proteins:
- a CDS encoding NPP1 family protein → MLSGKKTVLACSILFATFSSQADTFPKLNQALPSGIDARAIAPVFDFDTDGCLPSAGVSRNGVQNGGLKPTGNITGGCRWSNFLDSSNTLHRYACVNSGGARYCGSFYALYFLKDQILSGVNSGHRHDWEHVAIWTKNGVVTHGSYSAHGKLTTKDASGIDKQDGHLKFVYHKDGLLTHAFRFSKTNEQAENPYNKFVTPDIISWYSMSGDGINNQELRNRLNAFDYGSASIPLKDNNFMNNLNNGRPAGYPEFTNDSITASK, encoded by the coding sequence ATGCTTTCGGGAAAGAAAACAGTTCTGGCATGCTCAATATTGTTCGCGACTTTCTCTTCACAGGCGGACACGTTTCCTAAATTGAATCAGGCTTTGCCATCAGGCATTGATGCGCGGGCGATTGCGCCGGTATTTGATTTTGATACGGATGGTTGTCTTCCCAGCGCTGGCGTAAGCCGTAATGGTGTTCAGAACGGCGGACTGAAACCGACAGGGAATATTACGGGCGGATGCCGATGGAGTAACTTCCTCGATTCGTCAAATACATTGCACCGATATGCCTGTGTTAATTCCGGCGGTGCTCGCTATTGTGGCAGCTTTTATGCGCTCTATTTTTTAAAAGACCAGATATTAAGTGGCGTAAACTCAGGCCACCGTCATGATTGGGAACATGTTGCCATTTGGACTAAAAATGGCGTCGTGACACATGGTAGCTACAGTGCACACGGTAAATTAACGACCAAAGATGCATCGGGTATCGATAAACAGGATGGTCATCTGAAATTTGTTTATCACAAAGATGGCTTGTTAACCCATGCCTTCCGTTTCTCTAAAACGAATGAGCAAGCGGAAAATCCGTATAATAAATTTGTTACACCGGATATTATCAGCTGGTACTCCATGTCTGGAGATGGCATTAATAATCAAGAATTGCGTAACCGATTAAATGCGTTTGACTACGGTTCAGCTTCTATTCCCCTTAAAGACAACAATTTCATGAATAACCTTAATAATGGTCGGCCTGCCGGTTATCCAGAGTTTACAAATGACAGCATAACGGCATCGAAATAA